The genomic region TGAGAAGTGGTGGCAGATTATGCATAAGGTAAGAAGAAACTTAGCAGAAACATTGTTGAGGGCTTCTTTTCTTTAGACATCAAATACTTtagatataaatacaataatataataataataaccattAGATggttataagaaaaaaaaaagaaaactattggaTATTTTAAGAGTCATACTTGCAAAGTTAGAAAACAAAGATTCGTTTTAGTATATTGGATAGGATGTAAccttcaagttaaaaaaaattacaatggcAATTAAATCCCTAACTAAACCATTCCCATCCCAATTTCCAGATTACTCCAAAAATCAAAGAACTGCTGACATTGAACTCGCAGCTGATGGTAGCGTACTCACCAGTCCGCCAATACAAGAACTTCTTCCGCCTAGCTTTCACTTTCCACCCTAAAGTGGATAAGGATCAGGTGTTATCCATGCTGGCATCCATCGAGAAATGTGGGGAGTCGGTAACCTTAGCCATGTTatgatacttataaaatgtACACTTAATAATAATCTTGTCAAAGGGAATCTTTATTTCGAAAATTGCCTTGTCAAAAGCGTAGAAGATGAGGAGGAAAATATAGAAAGAGTGCTACCGTTTGAGAAGTTGCATACTTGAGGTTAAGTTTAATGAACGTAAtcatgttatttagtttaagtgTATTGTATATACCTATTATAATCAATATGACATAAACGTGGTATTTATTCAGCTCCAGCCTATTTTTGagtataaataagaataaaaatctaCTACCAGTAGACTATCTTAAACAGAGGTTCTATAGAGTAACGAagataacaacaaaattaatgcggtatacaaaaatattcattttattaaattcgatTAGATTGCTATGAGGTCTTAATTTAGAGTGTAATTTTTCCAAGCTTCAATAATCCACTTGAAGCGATCATAGTTAGCGCGTGCATCACCATTATGCCCCCAAAGTAGTCTGTCGCCTTCAGCGTTTGCATTGGCATCCAGTTTCAATCCTTGTCCGtacctataatttataataacaaatacaagcTTATCATCAACTATGAAAGGTTCTAGAGTAAAGCGATGTCTAGATTCGTTACTGTTTGTCGAGCCCCAAGCCCGTCTGTCCCCTAAGTTGTCAACGTTTGCATCTAGTTTGATAAACATGTCGTGTTCAACATTATACAGTTTAAAAGTAAGTTCATTGTTCTCCCAAACTGGAATGATCTGCCAGCTGACTTTCTTAGAACTTTTATCAGTACTATCACCGAACGCTAGCCTATCATTGATTTGATCTGTCTTCAGATCCAATTTTAAAGcttgattgtattttttatcaactatAGTCACGTGGTCTTCGTTGAATATGTGCTTAAAAGGAACTGGGAAATATTTGGTGACGATTTCTTTAGCTCCTTTATTCCACAGGTTATAAGCGTactccattattttatttgtacgagtgtcaatcatttttttaatagccttTGTTATGACCTCATTTTTGTTATCGCCATCCAAGCCTATCGTAAGTTTCCGCGCATTatcgtatttattgttttgaacgaaatttaatatttcttcttcaAGCGATTCTATATTCAAGAATGCCATGTGGTTATCAAATAGTGTTAGACCTTGGAATTCTTCAGGTAATGTGTACTTTGGGTAGTGgaaaagtgatttttttcttaactcaTTGGCAAGAGTTTCCATTTCTAATGAGCTGGTTTCGAATCCATACGTGATCACTTTTCCGACTTCTTTGTTGACCATACGAGCGATGTCTTTAGCGCAGCTGCTGTTTATTGGTGATCCCATGACAGTAACTGTTCTAACGGAGTTGTCTCTGATGTAGCTGCTGGTGTCGCAGTTGATGTAGTTTGGGACAGGGATTCTGTTTGGGATCTTCTTGCCGCGGTCTGGTCCGTTGCTCACCAATTGAAGAGAATGGTTCACGTTATAGCAGTTGGCGAATCCGCTGTTCCCGAGTTGTGTTATGATTAGTCCTTCGCCCCAATAGTCAACATGTTCAATGAGTTTGTCGGCTGATAccggtattttatttaaatggtattCGCCTAAGTAAGGTAGCTCGGAGTATGGGTAGGTCTTATCAATGTTTGTCATGTAGTTGGGTCTACGAGCAAGTTTCCAGCCGCCTATTGAATGCATTTTTAGGTACTGAAGTATTGTTTTTCtgaaaagaaattgaaatttgatATGGCAAACTGCGCattcaattcaaacaaaaacagcCACACGAAttctaaattattcatttttttttattattttgctgaacttactgtaacgtttttaaattgtcaatTATGGTAGAATATTAGGGAcctttaaaactacaaaatattagtACTTGATTccgttaaacattaaaaattacaactcACCGGATTTATTTGGCAGAGACCTCTCCGTTTCAATACAAACGTCTGCTTCTGTGCGCAGCGTTCATTCAAGTCTTGGATATTGTAGTGCAAATGCATAGAAGCCAGGACAAAATGACCCTTATTTATATTCTGATATTAGGATAACCTGATAGGCAGCTGTTATCTAGTCAGTTATCACTCCATGTGGTTGGTGCATTTGAACCGCAAGATGATAGCAAGATATACCTACGGTATATTTAATGGAGGTTTTTATTGACTATTCATAATGTAGATACATGATGTAacagggtgtaatttatctataatatgtatgtatttaaaaataaataagtaagtttatcagttgtctggttaccataacacaagctctgcttagcttgggatcagataaccgtgtgtgagttgttccagtacatgtatttattatattatgatgtaCAGATATACTTATAACTCCATCCTCCGTCCCTCATATGCAAAAAAGGGTACCTTCAGTACTAAATCAGATTTAAAAtccatttacaaaaataacgtcGACCTATGAAGTTCTTTCGTCAAGATGTACGTAGGACAACACAACAATGTAATTCTTTATTAACACTTCAGCCCAGTGGCGTAGCTTGGGTCACCGTCGCCCGGAGCGGATTCACACCTTGGCGCccaaaattctaaaaaaaggTCGAAATATTACATGATTATTTGCCGCCTTTTCTCAATTTTGCCGCCCTCCTGATAGAGCCGCCCCTCCGCCCCCCCTCGCTACGCCACTGCTTCAGCCATACCCATATTCGGATAGCTATCATAGCCGTAACCGACAACTTAACCAGAATCTTTATTGACTATACGTGCTACATCTTAAGCACAGATCACATTAATAGGTGATTCCATTACTGTGATAGAACTAATTGAATCATCGTTAATATATAGATCCATATATATAGTTCCATAAGTTTCGTAATCACCATTAGTCTGCTTTGTGCGTATTTCTGTAAAAGTAAAACGCACAGTGCAAACTaatgtctcgcttccacattgtGTCATGGTGCACACAACACTACAGCCTAAAATACTTGAACCGGAAAATAAAACAgctaatttctttaattattcattgtattttatccAAATTTGTATCAAAACCCTCCCGTACTTCTTCGTACCTCTTAGAAACGTGCGTTCCTTGCGATCCAGCCTAGGTATCTGTCGACTCTGGCGTAGATTCCGGGGTGGTTCGGTTCCCCACAACGCAAGCCCCACGACACTACACCGATCACTGTCCATCGGCCGCTCTCCATTTGGTACATAAGTGGTCCACCGCTGTCACCCTacaagagttaaaaaaaatactattatttgaCTGGCTACACTTCGGGGCTCATGGCCCACACTGTTTTATTAAACCTAGAGAAGAGATGTAgagatttttaattgtttggagATTATAATTTCAAGTTTCTAATAACTGTAGTTTACGCTCACCTCTGACGAATCAGAAAgaacaaagaaacatttttgttcTCCGTAGtctcataaataaatgataagtAACTTAGTAAAAACGCTATCAGTTCGTCCAGGCTAAACTAGTATAATGCTATACAGTGTACTAGTTTAGCCTGTCGCAAAgacgtaacaaacatacacaaaattCTACTTCTCTATCCTAACATACCTGGCAAGCATCCTTGCCGCCCTCACGTCCTCCAGCGCAGATGGTATCATTGAAGATGCTCTCGCTGAAGGACGCAGCACACACGTCGTGGTCCCACACCGGAACTGACACCTCCATGAGCACCGTACTGTGAGGACCGCCGTAGAATTGAGTGCCCCAGCCTGGATGAAGATCAGAAAGTATTAGCTAATTCACAACATTATTGAAAATACTTGCGTTCTGAGCGGAAAAAGTAGgttctaatttatttcattctaaAATATACTTAGATTATGTAGACTGTGGAATTAATAGACAAATATCGCAGTTTGCTGACATGACGTGGCACGGTGCACGAAGGTTTGGAAAGATTTAGCGGAAAGAATATAAATATCGCATAAAATAATCATTGCAAAGACAGGAAAGCACAGTTTTGCCTATAAATTTCTTACTAACTTCTCTAACAAACAGGCATTTCTAGTGTTTACATCAATATTCTCCCAACCACATACAACTGTTTCCTGATATTATTATCACACATTTATCAGCTACCAAATGCATCACTGCTAATAAGGCAATTTCGATGGACGCGACATTTGCCCAGAGTGTGTTAAGTACCTTTTCACTTTTCAAATAGCgagaaaattcaatatttaccaATGACAATAGCTGGTTCGTCGGTAAGTGGAAGATTGAGTGGTGGAAGGCAGATGGGCCATACATAGGTGTTGAAGATGGCTGGCCTGTCCAGTTTCAAGATGGCGATGTCATTCTTGTAGTTGGCAATTTCGAAAGCCTCGTGCTGACGAATTTCGGACACCTTGAAATTGTACGTCCTTGAGTCGTTGCTTCGCCTGAAGTCGTATTCGCCTAATCGGACTAGGAGTTCTTCTGCTTTCCACCTGGATGAAAGgataagctttttaaaaaatcttttaaagtaagttttcgAATTCTAATCTTTGTCTTGATATTTAGTACTTTAGGCATAATGCAAACACTGAGTCAGAAAATTAAACGCTAAACTGCATAGAAAACCTttctgcaaataaaataaaaactgtaagattaaaataataacctaaGAGACATGCTATGCAAAGGAAACCTAGACAAAAGTTCTtcatagatttgtttttatggttTATCATGGTCCTATGActtttacattacatacattgcACTTTGATAAGTCCTTGGGTAGTTTAGTAGTATATTACCTCCTTGTACAATGAGCAGCGGTAAGCACATGACGGTCAGTGATGAGTACTCCGCCGCAGTACTGCTCGAAGCCCTCAGGAGTAACGGATGCCATCCACGGCCACTCCCGAGGGTTGGCCGGCCTGGCTCCCAACACGCGGCTCTGCTGGCGAGTACTTAGACCGCAACCTTCAAATGTGAATATTGTATCGTGATTTACATAGTTGATAGTTACATAGTTTACATTGACATACTgaagtccagcagtggactgcgataggctgataatgatgatgatgatgatttacaTAGTTCAGAATTGACTTTGCGTTTGATAGCAGTTTAGAAAGCATGCCGAAGTCACAAATCTATTGTCTTAATTTCGTAGGTAGTATCTAAGAAATACTTTACAATTAATTGTACTTTTTCCAAGAACAAATGAGAAGAAATAGAGCTTTCCTATTATTTCTCCCTTAATttatgagaataaaaaaaaacctatacaAACCTCTAGTCTCAGCCCTGGTGACTTTCATGATTGCCTCATACTTTTCCTCTTTTGGTGCGGTAGCGGGTAAATCGCCTGCCAACCCCTCGGCTCCGCTGAGCGCAGACTTTTCGGGGCAACATGCTCCAACAGACCTTAGTTGATgaagataaattaatatgaactaaaatcaatttgaaGAGAGAGAGAAAATCACTTAAGAATCTAGTAAAATTACATTGGttaattgcttaattaatttacagACAACTAACCGATATAGTATACTAATAACtgatgtaggtacatatatcGTGATCACATAGGAACTGCTGAAAAGTGCCAACAAATTGAAAATCCCTAAGCTAAATTGAGGGTAGTGGCAGACACTGACATGACACAGACCAGTCATCCAGTCAGTATACAGGTGACCACTAGCCGAAAAAACGTGTctgctaaaatattatttctccaAGTTCACAGTAAATAATTGGTGTATCTAGTGATTGGAAGTGCCTATGTTTCCCCAAAGTTATTATTTCTTCGGTGCATATACGTGATAAAGAAGATACACTTACTCATGGTTGATGATGCAGACGTACTCCATGAACTTAATGAAGTCAGATCGGAACTCATCCTGGACGCAGTGACGGAGGTGCCGGCAGCGCCCGTTCTGACCGTTTGGCAGCACGCATTCTTGGTGAGCTACGTTAGCCTGAGGTACAAGAATTGTTTTATATGCTAATAGCATAAGTATCATGCGACTAGTTTTTGGATGTGTATTGGATTTTGGTTATGACTGAATTGAGTACCATCTTTTTTACATACAATGAGGATTCGCTTGGGACAAACTTAGGTCCTCAGTTATTACATACCGCTGTTTGCCGCTATTTCCGATGATCAAAGTCTATACCGGACTATAGTCTTGCTAAGTTGTAGCGTGGACTTACACCCCATTTAAGCGTCGTTAGAAATTTATTAAGCGCGTACCTTACGGCTCAATGCCTATACCAAAATATAAAGCAATGAAATAGAATACAGTTATATCGTTAAACtacaatgttaaaattattcttcTATACTCATAAGAAAGCATGTCGTtacaacataattttatctCGTTTTAAGATCATTAGGCGTCTTGTATTAGCAGTTAATGATAAAATCGTGACGTGCGCCATGTAAGTGCGAGGTGTGCTCAAATACTAACATATTCTAAGTGAGTGTTTAGTTAATTAAGCCACAGTGCATTCTCTCAAGTATGTGCAGTTGGCGCAAAATCTTGAGCATCTCTCGATAAGACTTTGTGTTATGTACAGATGTTTATGTTGATTTTCTGTCTTGATTAAATGGCTTACTATATAAATTGAAccaaatgaaaaatttaatgataGATGGTGCCATTTGTGAAAGAGTTAAactgttgaatatttttgatgtaggtacacaatcaaattaaaactatttgcttaaaaactttatttgaaaatcttGTGTGACGACCTACAACATAACAGAAAAAGTCTATGTAGAATATTTCAGATTCCATATTTCGGTGGCATTAAAACTTGATAAACGATGAGTTTagagaaaacattttaaagtagaCAAAGGAAACTCGTTAGACATAAAATTTAACTAGAAACATGGGAGTCgtgtttgttatttaagtaCCATTTATGTAGTATATCTGATTCACTAGTAGGAAATAAGAATTACCTATGTACTGATTCATAATGAAGTGACTagttattcaattgtttttatgactatttttttatttagaaaaaacattCACTGAACAATACGCTTTGTGTAAGATATTAATGGACATTACTAAAATTccttattacaattttattgaggACTAgagataaaatttttgaattccacaaaatttaactttttgtgATAGCGTATATGttatag from Trichoplusia ni isolate ovarian cell line Hi5 chromosome 12, tn1, whole genome shotgun sequence harbors:
- the LOC113499307 gene encoding microvitellogenin-like, whose amino-acid sequence is MHSIGGWKLARRPNYMTNIDKTYPYSELPYLGEYHLNKIPVSADKLIEHVDYWGEGLIITQLGNSGFANCYNVNHSLQLVSNGPDRGKKIPNRIPVPNYINCDTSSYIRDNSVRTVTVMGSPINSSCAKDIARMVNKEVGKVITYGFETSSLEMETLANELRKKSLFHYPKYTLPEEFQGLTLFDNHMAFLNIESLEEEILNFVQNNKYDNARKLTIGLDGDNKNEVITKAIKKMIDTRTNKIMEYAYNLWNKGAKEIVTKYFPVPFKHIFNEDHVTIVDKKYNQALKLDLKTDQINDRLAFGDSTDKSSKKVSWQIIPVWENNELTFKLYNVEHDMFIKLDANVDNLGDRRAWGSTNSNESRHRFTLEPFIVDDKLVFVIINYRYGQGLKLDANANAEGDRLLWGHNGDARANYDRFKWIIEAWKNYTLN
- the LOC113499426 gene encoding venom protease-like, whose protein sequence is MLLFIYLVALVSVHGQDFASSLVDPTWQDIIAQGGMHIGGGRAKRFIAIDQNQANVAHQECVLPNGQNGRCRHLRHCVQDEFRSDFIKFMEYVCIINHESVGACCPEKSALSGAEGLAGDLPATAPKEEKYEAIMKVTRAETRGCGLSTRQQSRVLGARPANPREWPWMASVTPEGFEQYCGGVLITDRHVLTAAHCTRRWKAEELLVRLGEYDFRRSNDSRTYNFKVSEIRQHEAFEIANYKNDIAILKLDRPAIFNTYVWPICLPPLNLPLTDEPAIVIGWGTQFYGGPHSTVLMEVSVPVWDHDVCAASFSESIFNDTICAGGREGGKDACQGDSGGPLMYQMESGRWTVIGVVSWGLRCGEPNHPGIYARVDRYLGWIARNARF